Proteins encoded together in one Glandiceps talaboti chromosome 11, keGlaTala1.1, whole genome shotgun sequence window:
- the LOC144442538 gene encoding uncharacterized protein LOC144442538, with amino-acid sequence MENIKVKQEDSKNKDAFHSHHEGGIVCKVAESLDCSDKASYDRVKEQSTQSIENVIVKQEGTANSNCSHFDVDAVSNKIKHDLNDVDYDSHKPVQGTIEAIPMTGTENLLSNDIVTEDMQIKQEDSGKPDDHDNDTAENYWRVTSEGFETDGLQLPAETVEAVEQSNIIEVSDCNTASGEQEDMMIGPEQPFPGPEHPLPVKIAQAGFVCAVASEDDEGQVHQTHTSKSTEITQTRSHVCRECGRGFYRRSHLKSHTRTHENERSFICRECGKGFNLSGTLKSHMVSHTNERPFKCKECGKGFKSRGILKMHMRIHTKERPFLCQNCGKTFPNGGNLKLHIMRIHTNERPFVCKEPECGKRFHQKADLERHMRIHTTERPFVCIECGKSFYVKADLNQHMRFHSSEKQCVCKECGKGYYRQSDLTKHTRSHTNQRPFVCPECGKGFCQTGELKSHLITHTDERPHVCKECGKGFKRGNYLVKHAQLHTNKCKVCGKGFDQHSELKTHMKTHTKERPFLCHKCGKGFTQSCSLKTHMVIHTNNRPFVCNECGKGFKLSNYLKIHMVVHTNKKIYPCNECGKIYKHEGFFKKHLAIHAKNEPFV; translated from the coding sequence ATGGAAAACATAAAAGTCAAGCAAGAAGATTCTAAGAACAAGGATGCTTTTCACAGTCATCACGAAGGTGGGATTGTGTGTAAAGTGGCGGAGTCACTAGACTGTTCTGATAAAGCATCCTATGACAGAGTTAAAGAGCAGTCCACACAAAGCATAGAGAATGTAATAGTCAAACAAGAAGGCACTGCAAACAGCAACTGCAGTCATTTTGATGTTGATGCTGTAAGCAATAAAATCAAACATGATTTGAACGATGTTGATTATGATTCTCATAAACCTGTGCAAGGGACAATCGAAGCCATACCAATGACAGGTACAGAAAATCTCCTTTCCAATGACATTGTTACGGAGGATATGCAAATAAAGCAAGAAGATTCTGGGAAACCTGATGACCATGACAATGACACTGCAGAAAATTATTGGAGAGTAACGAGTGAAGGCTTCGAGACAGATGGACTTCAACTTCCTGCAGAGACTGTCGAAGCAGTTGAACAGTCAAACATCATAGAAGTCTCGGACTGTAACACAGCTTCAGGAGAGCAGGAAGACATGATGATTGGTCCTGAACAGCCCTTCCCTGGTCCAGAACACCCCTTGCCTGTTAAGATAGCACAAGCAGGTTTTGTTTGTGCTGTAGCGTCAGAAGATGATGAGGGACAAGTGCACCAGACACATACTTCTAAAAGTACAGAAATAACGCAAACAAGATCACATGTCTGTAGAGAATGTGGTCGAGGGTTTTATCGAAGGAGTCACCTCAAATCACATACCAGGACTCATGAGAATGAAAGATCCTTCATATGCAgagagtgtggtaaaggatttaatTTGAGTGGAACTTTAAAAAGTCACATGGTGagccatacaaatgaaagaccattcaAATgcaaagaatgtggtaaagggtttaaaaGCAGGGGTATTTTGAAGATGCACATGAGGATCCACACAAAGGAAAGACCCTTTCTTTGTCAAAACTGCGGTAAAACATTTCCAAACGGTGGAAATCTCAAATTACATATTATgaggatacacacaaatgaaagaccatttgtatgtaaagagccTGAGTGCGGGAAAAGGTTTCATCAGAAAGCTGATCTGGAAAGAcatatgagaatccacacaactGAGAGACCCTTTGTATGCATAGAGTGTGGCAAATCCTTTTATGTCAAAGCTGACCTGAACCAACACATGAGGTTTCATTCAAGTGAAAaacagtgtgtgtgtaaagaGTGTGGAAAAGGTTATTATCGACAAAGTGATCTGACTAAACACACAAGGAGTCACACTAAccaaagaccatttgtatgccCAGAGTGTGGTAAGGGGTTTTGTCAAACTGGTGAGTTGAAGTCGCATCTTATAACACATACCGATGAAAGACCacatgtgtgtaaagaatgcgGTAAAGGTTTTAAAAGAGGGAACTACCTTGTAAAACATGCACAGTTGCACACAAACAAATGTAAGGTGTGTGGGAAAGGGTTCGATCAACATAGTGAGCTGAAGACCCATATGAAGACCCACACAAAGGAGAGACCATTTCTTTGTCATAAGTGTGGCAAGGGTTTCACTCAAAGTTGCTCACTGAAGACACACATGGTGATACACACGAATAacagaccatttgtatgtaacgagtgtggtaaagggtttaaacTCAGTAACTATCTGAAAATACACATGGTGGTgcacacaaataaaaaaatatatccgTGTAATGAGTGTGGTAAAATTTATAAACATGAAGgcttttttaaaaaacacttgGCAATCCATGCAAAGAATGAACcatttgtatga
- the LOC144442759 gene encoding E3 ubiquitin-protein ligase TRIM71-like — translation MAAFVPTKPAEEILNDVGEGFVTCAICLEFYRQPKLLPCDHTFCCQCLKTLVEKKGYLNCPTCNAECELVDDDVSTLNDNHVVNSLLEVIHRKQDEASVKKLKCEFCDENDGSHFCLHCSLYFCDCCVVRVHKTLKVASSHVVYTIKEYEELKATNPSAAQPKEFCKVHPQNELKYYCDTCQTPICMECTIFDHKIPEHNFRYLQDVAEEYTEVLSQTIDKLKVKAQEAEDSKAAANEVVDKLKEQCLIGEEQVKSVVEAVTEKVKVEGKKLLEELKTTCGQRQKHVEVQIDDLEFKYENITSTCKCVETLMHQNNGCQLLRTRQATTQRLNELAKLDTNPEILLEKITFQASDLAQFTAQSLVGVLRSDVCVPQCTIDNIPKQLLKGESAKLVITTRDSRGKVILPNQDVKVNVTQSDGSQEIEVTDNGDGTHTANVCGKTAGKLYITVRIGNDIVSECHYEIFVIKGLVKTIGQKGNNAGNFNNPFSIKVNQNGDMIVADMGNHRLQVIDIDGNCKQIFEFTEFNNPFTPYDVAVSADNLYFTTDRGNKQIVVSDEDGKVVRCFGRNELEYPLGIAISPLDGSVYVTEWDGKDYGTDQSRHLIRKYTQDGVYIKSIGSYGSDNESFQGPCYIHIDHLGYLYVCDFYNHRIQVLNSSDQFIHRFGNGQLNCPSGLTVSKDRYVYVSDKNNCIQKFDVFGQFICRVDRSEDKLNYPHGLTLTEGTPMKILVADRDSNCINVFVE, via the coding sequence ATGGCAGCTTTTGTTCCAACAAAACCAGCTGAAGAGATTCTTAATGACGTTGGTGAAGGTTTTGTGACTTGTGCAATCTGTCTTGAGTTTTATCGGCAACCTAAACTTCTACCATGCGATCACACATTCTGTTGTCAATGCTTGAAGACACTGGTGGAGAAAAAAGGCTACCTGAACTGCCCTACGTGTAATGCCGAGTGTGAACTGGTTGATGATGACGTGTCTACACTGAACGACAACCATGTTGTGAACTCATTGCTCGAAGTGATTCACAGAAAACAAGATGAAGCCAGTGTCAAGAAATTGAAATGTGAGTTTTGTGATGAGAATGATGGGTCACACTTTTGTCTTCATTGTTCACTCTATTTTTGTGACTGCTGTGTGGTCCGGGTGCACAAGACTTTGAAAGTAGCAAGCTCTCATGTTGTCTATACTATTAAAGAATACGAGGAACTAAAGGCAACAAACCCATCAGCTGCACAACCAAAGGAATTCTGTAAAGTTCATCCACAAAATGAACTGAAATACTACTGTGATACATGTCAGACACCTATTTGTATGGAATGTACAATATTTGATCACAAAATTCCTGAACACAATTTTAGATATTTACAAGATGTGGCTGAGGAGTATACAGAAGTATTATCTCAAACTATAGacaaactgaaagtgaaagCACAGGAGGCTGAAGATAGCAAAGCTGCTGCCAATGAAGTGGTTGACAAACTCAAAGAACAATGTCTGATCGGAGAAGAGCAAGTGAAGTCTGTAGTTGAAGCAGTGACTGAGAAAGTCAAAGTAGAGGGTAAGAAATTGTTAGAAGAGTTGAAGACAACATGTGGTCAACGTCAGAAACATGTTGAAGTTCAAATTGATGATTTAGAGTTCAAGTACGAGAACATTACCAGTACTTGTAAATGTGTAGAGACACTGATGCACCAAAACAATGGTTGTCAGTTGCTACGTACAAGACAAGCCACAACCCAACGTCTTAATGAACTAGCTAAATTAGACACCAACCCAGAAATACTGCTTGAAAAGATTACATTCCAGGCTTCAGATCTTGCACAGTTTACTGCCCAAAGCCTTGTTGGTGTGTTAAGATCTGATGTTTGTGTTCCTCAGTGTACCATTGATAACATACCAAAACAACTCCTGAAAGGTGAATCAGCTAAGCTGGTCATTACAACTCGAGACAGCAGAGGGAAGGTAATACTACCTAACCAAGATGTGAAAGTGAATGTTACACAGTCAGATGGATCACAAGAGATTGAAGTCACTGATAATGGAGATGGAACACATACTGCCAATGTATGTGGGAAAACGGCTGGCAAGTTATATATTACTGTCAGGATAGGGAATGATATAGTATCAGAATGTCACTATGAGATTTTCGTCATCAAAGGATTGGTGAAAACCATTGGACAGAAAGGTAACAATGCAGGAAACTTTAATAACCCTTTCTCTATCAAGGTAAATCAAAATGGAGATATGATTGTAGCTGACATGGGTAATCACAGACTACAGGTCATCGACATTGATGGGaactgtaaacaaatatttgaattcaCAGAATTTAACAATCCTTTCACCCCATATGATGTAGCAGTATCAGCTGATAATCTGTACTTCACAACAGACAGAGGTAACAAGCAAATAGTTGTCTCTGATGAAGACGGTAAAGTAGTCCGATGTTTTGGACGAAATGAATTGGAATACCCACTTGGGATTGCCATTAGTCCACTAGATGGCAGTGTCTATGTTACAGAGTGGGATGGAAAAGATTATGGCACAGATCAGAGCAGACACTTGATTAGGAAATACACACAGGATGGTGTATATATCAAGTCCATTGGAAGCTACGGAAGTGACAATGAATCTTTTCAAGGACCCTGCTACATACATATAGACCACCTGGGATACTTGTATGTTTGCGATTTCTACAACCATCGTATTCAAGTTCTGAACTCAAGTGATCAGTTTATACATAGATTTGGCAATGGACAACTGAACTGTCCCTCTGGCCTCACAGTCAGTAAAGACAGATATGTGTACGTAAGTGACAAAAATAACTGTATCCAAAAGTTTGATGTATTTGGTCAGTTTATCTGTCGTGTTGACAGAAGTGAGGATAAGTTAAATTACCCCCATGGATTGACACTGACTGAAGGCACACCTATGAAGATACTTGTAGCTGACAGGGACAGCAACTGCATCAATGTGTTTGTTGAGTAA